AACTGACAGTTACACTTTGAGAATGTTCTGCATCGGGTTCACTAAGAGACGACCAAACCAGGTTAAAAGGACTTGTTATGCACAGTCCAGCCAGATTAGACAGGTACTGTCCTGTTCTCtgataaatacttaaatttgcAACAGAATTTTTTTACTCATATATCTTTATACGCATTGAAACTTCAGCGATCAGTTgtttataatgtatttatgcTTTCTTTGATTGGTCAATTCCACGATGACTTTAGTGAAGTTGCTTTGTTTTTCAGATACGCCGAAAAATGAGAGAGATAATGACTGCTCAGGCAACATCCTGTGATTTGAAGGAATTGGTTCAAAAGTTCATTCCTGAGATGAttggaaaagaaattgaaaaggcAACATCTAGCATCTATCCTTTGCAGAATGTTTTCATTCGCAAAGTCAAAATCTTGAAGGCTCCCAAGTTTGATCTTGGAAAGTTGATGGAGGCATGTTGCTAAAACCCATTTTCTGCCTTATGACTGTATTTTTATAGCTGAATAAGATATCAAAGTATCTCTATAGCATGCCTGATTAGtttctcttctattttttttttcattcgtTTAGGTTCACGGTGATTACTCTGAAGATGTTGGTGTGAAATTAGAGAGGCCAGCTGATGAGACAATGGCTGAGTCTACTCCAGAAGTTGTTGGAGCTTGAATTTATTAATGCTTTTTCTGCTTTACAGAGTTTTGTTgatcatttttgtttttgagaACTTGAGTAGAGAATTGCTTCATGGTTTTGGTGTTAAAGATGATTTTTC
This genomic window from Gossypium raimondii isolate GPD5lz chromosome 10, ASM2569854v1, whole genome shotgun sequence contains:
- the LOC105778035 gene encoding 40S ribosomal protein S3a, translated to MAVGKNKRISKGKKGGKKKAADPFAKKDWYDIKAPSVFTTRNVGKTLVTRTQGTKIASEGLKHRVFEVSLADLQGGDEDHAYRKIRLRAEDVQGKNVLTNFWGMNFTTDKLRSLVRKWQTLIEAHVDVKTTDSYTLRMFCIGFTKRRPNQVKRTCYAQSSQIRQIRRKMREIMTAQATSCDLKELVQKFIPEMIGKEIEKATSSIYPLQNVFIRKVKILKAPKFDLGKLMEVHGDYSEDVGVKLERPADETMAESTPEVVGA